The following coding sequences lie in one Steroidobacter denitrificans genomic window:
- a CDS encoding homoserine kinase, producing the protein MKQSATVFAPASVGNVAVGFDVLGHSFQAIGDRVTARRTQEPGVRITAIHGVATELPTAPENNTAGMGVLSMVRELEVDFGIELSIEKGIPLGSGLGGSAASAVAAVVAMDALLPRPLSKIELLKFAMKGEQVASGTVHVDNIAPSLFGGLVLTVGVDDPYVKQIPVPPSVRCVLVHPHMMLATREARQLLKRSIDLSDVIWQSANLAGFLTGCFTDDLQLIRASLEDVIVEPQRKALIPGFQAVKDGAMAQGALGCSISGAGPTVFAWCEEPQAHGVRDAMVAGFAAHGLECDAWVSTLEPIGARVIDAT; encoded by the coding sequence ATGAAGCAATCAGCAACAGTATTTGCGCCGGCAAGCGTCGGCAACGTGGCCGTCGGCTTCGATGTGCTGGGTCATAGTTTCCAGGCGATCGGCGACCGGGTCACGGCCCGACGCACGCAGGAGCCCGGCGTTCGCATCACGGCCATTCACGGCGTCGCCACCGAGCTGCCGACTGCGCCGGAGAACAATACGGCCGGCATGGGCGTATTGAGCATGGTGCGCGAATTGGAGGTGGATTTCGGTATCGAATTGAGCATCGAGAAGGGCATCCCGCTGGGCTCCGGTCTGGGCGGCTCGGCGGCCTCTGCGGTGGCGGCGGTGGTCGCCATGGATGCATTGCTGCCCCGGCCCTTGAGCAAGATCGAATTGCTTAAATTTGCGATGAAGGGCGAGCAGGTGGCCAGCGGAACGGTGCACGTGGACAACATCGCGCCCTCGCTGTTCGGCGGACTGGTGCTGACCGTCGGCGTCGATGATCCCTACGTCAAACAGATTCCGGTGCCGCCAAGCGTACGCTGTGTGCTGGTGCATCCGCATATGATGCTGGCCACCCGCGAGGCGCGACAGCTCCTGAAACGTTCCATCGATCTGTCGGACGTCATCTGGCAATCGGCGAATCTGGCTGGATTCTTGACAGGCTGTTTCACGGATGATCTGCAATTGATCCGCGCGTCGCTCGAAGACGTCATCGTCGAGCCGCAGCGCAAGGCGTTGATTCCCGGGTTTCAGGCGGTCAAGGACGGCGCAATGGCGCAGGGTGCGCTGGGCTGCTCGATCTCCGGGGCCGGCCCCACGGTCTTCGCCTGGTGCGAGGAGCCGCAGGCGCACGGGGTGCGCGATGCCATGGTCGCCGGGTTCGCCGCGCATGGGTTGGAATGCGATGCGTGGGTTTCCACGCTCGAGCCGATCGGTGCCCGTGTGATCGATGCCACGTGA
- the thrA gene encoding bifunctional aspartate kinase/homoserine dehydrogenase I, producing the protein MERWRVHKFGGSSVADAVCMERVARILEQDPHPRMGIVLSACRGVTDTLLGVVAAAERREDVTGRIEELRRRHETIADTLLPEEARQEFMSLLTQDCRDIASILHTISLIRFSSQMVRDLVAGYGEIWSTRLFSAYLRHRGRRPGQVQWVDAREVVVVEWGSLGPGVRWTESQENMDRLVPSGPATLIITGFIARDPKGLQTTLGRNGSDFSGSIFGALLNAEQIHIWTDVDGVLSADPRLVPEAKVIDSLSYSEAMELAYFGAKVIHPQTMAPAVRKGIPIWIRNSFAPEKPGTLICANPSSQLAVKGITCIDRVALVNLEGAGMIGVPGTAHRLFGALRDHGISVILISQGSSEHSICFAIPEAESVRAETVVRQAFERELQDGHIQSVEVEDNCSILAVVGDGMAGSHGAAAKVFGALGAAAVSVRAIAQGASERNISAVIDGKHSARALRSVHSSFYLSPHTISIGLIGPGLVGGVLLDQFASQVERLSRELKVDLRVRGIMGSSRMHLAGHEIPLGRWRDAFGAHQEPADMARFVQHVNADHLPHAIIIDCTSSLEVAQHYPAWLAGGIHVVTPNKKANSADLPFYLRLQEASRQGNTHYMYEATVGAGLPIVQTLRDLHGTGDRIQRIEGILSGTLSYLFNVWDGSQPFSQVLHTARAKGYTEPDPRDDLSGIDFARKIIILAREMGLRLEMQDVQLEGLVPEALTSCAPQEFLDRLPEFDAPIAERLRAAQARGRVLRYVGAIDAASSSASVGLVELERSHTFANINLTDNVVRFVTQRYNQNPLIVQGPGAGPDVTAGGVFADLLRVCAYLGAKL; encoded by the coding sequence GTGGAGCGGTGGCGCGTACATAAATTCGGCGGTTCCAGCGTCGCCGATGCGGTTTGCATGGAGCGTGTGGCCAGGATCCTGGAGCAGGATCCGCATCCCCGCATGGGTATCGTCTTATCGGCCTGTCGCGGCGTGACGGATACTCTGCTGGGGGTGGTGGCAGCTGCCGAACGCCGCGAGGATGTCACCGGGCGTATCGAGGAACTGCGTCGGCGCCACGAAACGATCGCCGACACGCTGCTGCCCGAGGAAGCGCGGCAGGAGTTCATGTCGCTACTGACCCAGGACTGCCGGGACATCGCCAGCATCCTGCATACGATCTCGCTGATCCGGTTTTCCTCGCAGATGGTCCGTGATCTGGTTGCCGGCTATGGAGAGATCTGGTCCACCCGCTTGTTCAGCGCCTACCTGCGCCATCGTGGCCGACGGCCGGGACAGGTGCAGTGGGTCGATGCACGCGAGGTCGTCGTAGTGGAATGGGGTTCGCTGGGACCAGGCGTACGCTGGACCGAGTCTCAGGAGAACATGGACCGCCTGGTGCCCAGCGGTCCGGCAACCTTGATCATCACCGGCTTCATCGCCCGCGATCCCAAGGGATTGCAGACCACGCTCGGGCGCAACGGCAGCGATTTTTCCGGATCGATTTTCGGTGCGCTGCTGAATGCGGAACAGATCCATATCTGGACGGATGTGGACGGGGTGCTCAGCGCAGATCCGCGTCTGGTGCCGGAGGCGAAAGTCATCGATTCGCTGTCCTATAGCGAAGCGATGGAGCTGGCCTATTTCGGCGCCAAGGTAATTCATCCCCAGACGATGGCGCCCGCGGTGCGTAAGGGTATCCCGATCTGGATACGCAATAGTTTCGCGCCCGAGAAGCCCGGTACGTTGATATGCGCCAACCCCAGCTCGCAACTTGCGGTAAAGGGCATTACCTGTATCGACCGGGTTGCATTGGTCAATCTGGAGGGGGCCGGCATGATCGGCGTGCCCGGCACCGCGCATCGGCTGTTCGGCGCATTGCGTGATCATGGCATCTCGGTGATCTTGATTTCCCAGGGCAGTTCCGAGCATTCCATCTGTTTCGCCATCCCGGAAGCCGAGTCAGTCCGTGCGGAAACGGTGGTGCGTCAGGCATTCGAGCGGGAACTGCAGGACGGGCATATCCAAAGCGTCGAAGTGGAAGACAACTGCAGCATCCTGGCGGTGGTCGGCGATGGCATGGCCGGCTCGCATGGCGCGGCAGCCAAGGTGTTCGGCGCACTGGGGGCAGCGGCGGTCAGCGTGCGTGCCATCGCCCAGGGTGCTTCCGAACGCAATATTTCCGCGGTGATCGACGGTAAGCATTCGGCACGAGCTCTACGCTCGGTACATTCGAGTTTTTATCTTTCTCCGCATACGATCTCGATCGGTCTGATCGGACCCGGGCTGGTCGGCGGCGTGCTGCTCGATCAGTTCGCCTCGCAGGTCGAACGGCTCTCGCGTGAATTGAAAGTCGACTTGCGCGTGCGCGGCATCATGGGCTCCAGCCGCATGCACCTGGCCGGGCACGAGATTCCCCTGGGGCGCTGGCGCGATGCCTTCGGTGCGCACCAGGAGCCGGCGGATATGGCGCGTTTCGTGCAGCATGTGAATGCCGATCATCTTCCTCATGCGATCATCATCGACTGCACTTCCAGCTTGGAGGTGGCGCAACATTATCCGGCCTGGCTGGCCGGCGGCATTCACGTCGTGACGCCGAACAAAAAGGCGAACAGTGCGGATCTGCCGTTCTACCTGCGCTTGCAGGAAGCGAGCCGGCAGGGCAATACCCATTACATGTATGAGGCGACGGTCGGTGCCGGACTGCCGATCGTCCAGACCCTGCGCGATCTGCATGGGACGGGTGACCGGATCCAGCGCATCGAGGGTATTCTGTCGGGGACGTTATCGTATTTGTTCAACGTCTGGGACGGCTCGCAACCCTTCTCGCAGGTGCTGCATACGGCCCGAGCGAAGGGCTACACCGAGCCGGATCCCCGCGATGATCTTTCGGGCATCGATTTTGCCCGCAAGATCATCATATTGGCGCGTGAAATGGGGCTGCGGCTGGAGATGCAGGATGTACAGCTCGAAGGTCTGGTGCCCGAGGCATTGACCTCCTGTGCGCCCCAGGAATTTCTGGACCGCCTGCCCGAATTCGATGCGCCCATCGCCGAGCGCCTGCGCGCGGCGCAGGCTCGTGGACGCGTACTGCGCTATGTCGGTGCGATCGATGCGGCAAGCAGCAGCGCCTCGGTGGGTCTGGTGGAACTCGAGCGTTCGCACACCTTCGCGAACATCAATCTGACCGATAATGTCGTGCGCTTCGTTACACAGCGCTACAACCAGAATCCGCTGATCGTTCAGGGACCCGGTGCCGGGCCTGATGTCACGGCCGGCGGCGTTTTCGCCGATCTCCTGCGCGTATGCGCCTATCTTGGCGCGAAGCTCTAA
- a CDS encoding TatD family hydrolase, which yields MPHRIPPDHCQPARSELFDIGINLAHDSFDHDRSEVIQRAAAAGVTRLLVTGSSLQSTRDAIELVRRDPVRLRCTAGVHPHHAVTLDDDAFAQLESLAAAPEVAAVGECGLDYYRNFSPPAAQIEAFRRQLDLAARLGKPLFLHQRDAHDDFLALLREYRPRLSGGVAHCFTAGLEEAQAYLDLGLHIGITGWICDERRGMHLRDVVRHIPDERLLIETDAPYLLPRDLQPRPKSRRNEPCYLPQVLAAVASARAQSAEELASITTRNALRLFEWVDRPTEVEE from the coding sequence TTGCCGCACCGTATCCCGCCAGACCACTGTCAACCTGCCCGCTCCGAACTGTTCGACATCGGCATCAATCTCGCACACGACAGCTTCGATCATGATCGAAGCGAGGTGATCCAGCGCGCTGCCGCCGCCGGCGTTACGCGTCTGTTGGTAACCGGCAGTTCGCTGCAAAGCACGCGCGATGCCATCGAACTGGTGCGCCGTGATCCAGTGCGACTGCGCTGTACTGCCGGCGTCCATCCGCATCACGCCGTCACGCTCGATGATGATGCGTTTGCGCAGCTGGAAAGCCTCGCGGCCGCACCCGAGGTGGCCGCGGTCGGCGAATGCGGACTGGACTACTATCGTAATTTCTCGCCACCGGCCGCACAGATCGAAGCCTTCAGGCGCCAGCTCGACTTGGCTGCGCGCCTGGGCAAGCCGCTTTTCCTGCATCAACGCGATGCGCATGACGATTTTCTGGCTCTCCTGCGCGAATATCGTCCCCGGCTGAGTGGCGGCGTCGCGCATTGTTTCACGGCCGGCCTGGAGGAAGCGCAGGCGTACCTCGATCTCGGCCTGCATATCGGCATCACCGGCTGGATCTGCGACGAGCGCCGCGGGATGCACTTGCGAGACGTCGTACGCCACATTCCCGACGAGCGGCTGTTGATCGAAACCGATGCACCTTATCTACTGCCGCGGGATCTACAGCCACGACCAAAAAGCCGGCGCAACGAGCCGTGCTATCTGCCTCAGGTTCTTGCCGCGGTCGCCTCGGCCCGTGCCCAGTCCGCAGAGGAACTCGCGTCGATCACGACGCGCAACGCATTGAGACTGTTCGAATGGGTCGATCGACCCACGGAGGTGGAAGAATGA
- a CDS encoding pirin family protein, whose translation MKKVLATFSAPRPHWVGDGFPVRSLFSHHSHGRQLSPFLLLDYAGPARFEPATRPRGVGQHPHRGFETVTIVYEGEVEHRDSTGAGGRIGPGDVQWMTAASGILHEEFHSDAFTRNGGTLEMVQLWVNLPARDKMGPPGYQALLDTDIPAVPLAGGAGRVRVIAGRYEGQSGPARTFTPLNVWDIRLNQGQRTRFQLPEGHTSAIVLLRGTLEVNGRDTMRDADLVLLERAGSEVLLEADSDAALLLLSGEPIDEPIVGYGPFVMNSSEEINAAIDDFNSGRFGRMPHSSASTSIKEASP comes from the coding sequence ATGAAAAAAGTCCTTGCGACCTTCAGTGCGCCGCGTCCGCACTGGGTGGGTGATGGCTTTCCGGTGCGTTCGCTGTTTTCCCATCACAGCCACGGCCGCCAGCTGAGTCCATTTTTGCTGCTCGACTATGCCGGGCCGGCTCGCTTCGAGCCTGCCACACGACCGCGCGGCGTCGGCCAGCACCCGCACCGTGGGTTCGAGACGGTCACCATCGTTTACGAAGGCGAGGTCGAGCACCGCGATTCCACCGGCGCCGGCGGGCGTATCGGTCCCGGCGACGTGCAATGGATGACGGCTGCCTCGGGCATCCTGCACGAGGAATTCCATTCCGATGCCTTCACCCGCAACGGCGGTACCCTCGAGATGGTACAGCTATGGGTGAACCTGCCGGCCCGCGACAAGATGGGGCCGCCGGGTTACCAGGCGCTGCTGGATACCGACATCCCTGCGGTACCTCTGGCCGGTGGCGCCGGACGAGTGCGGGTCATCGCCGGTCGCTACGAGGGTCAAAGCGGGCCGGCACGCACCTTCACGCCCCTGAACGTCTGGGATATACGTCTGAACCAGGGCCAGCGTACACGCTTCCAACTGCCTGAAGGCCACACCAGTGCCATCGTGCTGCTGCGCGGCACACTCGAGGTCAATGGCCGCGACACCATGCGCGATGCCGATCTGGTCTTGCTCGAGCGGGCCGGCAGCGAAGTGCTGCTGGAAGCCGACAGCGATGCCGCCTTGCTGCTGCTCAGCGGCGAGCCGATCGATGAGCCCATCGTCGGCTACGGCCCTTTCGTCATGAACAGCAGTGAGGAAATCAACGCGGCGATCGATGATTTCAACAGCGGTCGCTTCGGGCGCATGCCTCACTCATCTGCATCCACGTCCATAAAGGAGGCCTCGCCTTGA
- a CDS encoding M20/M25/M40 family metallo-hydrolase, whose amino-acid sequence MNTGGETGIDAQRLMRYVEAAWDESVLPALCEYIRIPNKSANFDPDWERHGHMDRAAELLRGWCAAQALPGMQVEIMRLPGRSPLLFVEVPASAGAGTDAAASGCVLMYGHMDKQPEFTGWHEGLAPWTPVIRDGRLYGRGGADDGYAVFGCLTALRALAEQGIAYARCVIIIEASEESGSPDLPVYIDALHERIGAVSLVVCLDAECGNYEQFWCTTSLRGNLIGTLRVEILSEGVHSGMASGIVPSSFRIIRSLLERIENAQTGRLIDALYVAIPEERRRQAQAAAKVLGTQVYDKLPLVENMQPVSDDPAELLLNSTWRPTLSTIGAAGLPSLQDAGNVLRPGTSLKLSFRLPPGVNPQVAARAIAQTLEHDPPCGADVRFESEPATGGWDAPASAPWLANAIQGASQAYFGKDAMYMGVGGSIPFMGMLSERYPGTQFLVTGVLGPHANAHGPNEFLEIATGKKVTACVAHVVAAHARAA is encoded by the coding sequence ATGAATACCGGCGGCGAAACAGGCATCGATGCGCAGCGGCTGATGCGATATGTCGAGGCTGCATGGGACGAATCGGTCCTGCCGGCCTTGTGCGAATACATCCGTATTCCCAATAAATCGGCAAACTTCGATCCCGACTGGGAGCGGCACGGCCACATGGACCGCGCCGCGGAACTGCTGCGCGGCTGGTGCGCGGCGCAGGCCTTGCCGGGCATGCAGGTGGAAATCATGCGCCTGCCGGGACGCAGCCCCCTGCTGTTCGTGGAAGTGCCCGCCAGCGCGGGAGCCGGGACAGACGCGGCGGCATCCGGATGCGTGCTCATGTATGGGCATATGGACAAGCAACCGGAGTTCACCGGGTGGCATGAGGGACTGGCTCCCTGGACGCCGGTGATTCGCGACGGACGGCTGTACGGCCGTGGTGGCGCCGATGACGGTTACGCGGTGTTCGGCTGCCTGACGGCACTGCGTGCCCTGGCCGAGCAGGGTATCGCGTATGCCCGTTGTGTCATCATCATCGAAGCCAGCGAGGAAAGCGGCAGCCCGGACCTGCCCGTCTACATCGATGCCTTGCATGAGCGCATCGGCGCGGTGTCGCTGGTCGTCTGCCTGGATGCGGAATGCGGCAACTACGAGCAGTTCTGGTGCACGACCTCGCTGCGCGGCAATCTCATCGGCACGCTGCGGGTCGAGATATTGAGCGAGGGGGTGCACTCGGGCATGGCCAGCGGCATCGTACCCTCCAGTTTTCGCATCATCCGCTCGCTGCTGGAGCGTATCGAGAACGCGCAGACCGGCCGGTTGATCGATGCTCTGTACGTCGCCATTCCCGAGGAGCGGCGCAGGCAGGCACAGGCCGCGGCCAAGGTGCTGGGAACACAGGTTTACGACAAGCTGCCGCTGGTGGAAAACATGCAGCCGGTCAGCGACGATCCTGCCGAGTTGTTGCTGAACAGCACCTGGCGCCCGACGCTGTCCACCATCGGCGCGGCAGGGCTCCCTTCGTTGCAGGATGCCGGCAATGTATTGCGTCCCGGCACCAGCCTGAAACTTTCGTTTCGCCTGCCTCCCGGCGTCAATCCACAAGTTGCCGCACGGGCGATTGCACAGACCCTGGAACACGATCCGCCCTGCGGCGCCGATGTACGCTTCGAGTCTGAGCCGGCGACCGGCGGATGGGATGCGCCGGCCAGCGCTCCTTGGCTGGCGAACGCGATACAAGGCGCCTCGCAAGCCTACTTCGGCAAGGACGCGATGTACATGGGTGTCGGCGGCAGCATTCCCTTCATGGGCATGCTGAGCGAACGCTATCCGGGCACTCAGTTCCTGGTGACGGGGGTGCTCGGCCCGCATGCCAATGCTCATGGGCCGAACGAATTCCTGGAAATCGCCACGGGCAAGAAAGTCACGGCCTGCGTCGCCCATGTCGTGGCGGCACACGCGCGAGCCGCCTGA
- a CDS encoding M48 family metallopeptidase produces the protein MTHRADSAYGNVLLEIGPGMSSQLSLFESPEAMEPWTVRVSRRARRLSVRVFPGGRVEVVVPQGVSAVAVQRFVDLHRQWIQRRIEDFSTVARPSQEPRPALISLPAIARQYDVDYRRTSASVRVLTGVADTLLVQGAVQDERAVAGALRRWLVSLAEIEFSRSLRAVAQQCELPFRRVQIRRQRTRWGSCSASGTISLNVCLMFTSPAVLRYLFIHELCHTRFMNHSRHFWSLVASYEPAYRQLDRELSRAWKDVPSWMLA, from the coding sequence ATGACACACCGGGCAGACTCGGCGTATGGAAACGTGCTTCTGGAAATAGGCCCCGGCATGTCCAGCCAGCTGTCATTGTTCGAATCGCCGGAAGCCATGGAGCCGTGGACGGTGCGGGTGAGCCGCAGAGCACGCCGCCTTTCGGTGCGCGTATTTCCTGGCGGGCGGGTGGAAGTGGTCGTGCCGCAAGGCGTCTCGGCGGTTGCCGTTCAGCGCTTCGTGGACCTGCACCGGCAATGGATCCAACGGCGTATCGAAGATTTCTCGACTGTCGCACGACCGTCGCAGGAGCCGCGCCCGGCGCTGATTTCTCTTCCGGCGATTGCCCGGCAATATGACGTCGACTATCGTCGGACATCCGCATCCGTACGCGTTCTCACGGGTGTGGCGGATACCTTGTTGGTGCAAGGAGCGGTGCAGGATGAGCGTGCCGTAGCCGGGGCGTTACGGCGCTGGCTGGTCTCGCTGGCGGAAATCGAATTCAGCCGCTCTCTGCGTGCCGTGGCGCAGCAATGCGAATTGCCCTTTCGCCGCGTCCAAATTCGTCGGCAGCGCACCCGCTGGGGAAGCTGTTCGGCCAGCGGCACCATCAGCCTGAATGTGTGTTTGATGTTCACCTCGCCTGCGGTGCTGCGTTACCTGTTCATTCATGAGCTGTGTCATACCCGCTTCATGAATCATTCCCGGCACTTCTGGTCGCTGGTGGCGAGCTATGAACCGGCGTACCGCCAACTCGATCGTGAGCTGTCGCGCGCCTGGAAGGATGTGCCTTCGTGGATGCTTGCATGA
- a CDS encoding AAA family ATPase has protein sequence MSETLGSPSSDHSGHDFGLVAEPFADTAEEAFFFPADQHLRALEFMGHTLWTRARLGVVTAEHGCGKSYLIRRLLKSLDERIIAAAVQHEHNGPREFLLDILRQFGFALDDDDKSDRRRLLERFITHHADNGRLCLLIIENPQAMHPSVLEELRFLAALEADGARAALKILLLGQPSLNLVLGSPRMAQLVDASVSRFALGLLSEDQTAAYVAHRLRAAGAADADALMPHTLMPQIHACSGGVPARINRISERSLAWAASRSQTQVTAAALDAAIEELGWQHRRRLSEAPAAGAIEAEVLPGRLLVSADWAAAAPMASVAKLLITMQGISSQEVVLGADRLLIGRGEDADIRIDSVFVSRYHALIVRDKGQDLLLDLGSTNGLLVNSRRILRRVLRHRDLIQVGPARVIYHNERAAVEADLDPGETVCFARPGFPLAAGEDCDTSLLAFGRLDSSG, from the coding sequence ATGAGTGAGACTCTCGGTTCTCCGTCTTCGGATCATTCCGGTCACGATTTCGGACTGGTGGCCGAGCCCTTTGCCGACACCGCCGAAGAAGCTTTCTTTTTTCCCGCCGATCAGCATCTACGCGCACTGGAGTTCATGGGGCATACCCTGTGGACCCGGGCACGCCTGGGCGTGGTGACCGCTGAACACGGCTGCGGCAAGAGCTATCTGATTCGCCGGCTGCTCAAGAGCCTGGACGAGCGCATCATCGCGGCTGCCGTGCAGCACGAGCACAACGGACCACGCGAATTCCTGCTGGATATCCTGCGCCAGTTCGGCTTCGCCTTGGATGACGATGACAAGAGCGATCGGCGGCGGCTGCTGGAGCGCTTCATCACTCATCATGCCGACAACGGACGCTTATGCCTGCTGATCATCGAGAATCCCCAGGCCATGCATCCCTCGGTGTTGGAGGAACTGCGCTTTCTTGCCGCCCTGGAAGCGGATGGCGCACGAGCGGCGCTGAAGATTCTGTTGCTGGGGCAGCCTTCCCTGAACCTGGTACTGGGTTCGCCGCGTATGGCGCAACTCGTGGATGCAAGCGTATCGCGATTCGCGCTCGGACTTTTGAGCGAAGACCAGACAGCCGCCTACGTGGCGCACCGCCTGCGCGCCGCGGGCGCCGCCGATGCCGACGCACTCATGCCGCATACCTTGATGCCGCAGATCCATGCCTGCAGCGGCGGCGTGCCGGCACGTATCAATCGCATCAGTGAGCGCTCGCTGGCCTGGGCGGCCAGCCGGAGCCAGACGCAGGTGACGGCCGCAGCGCTGGATGCCGCCATCGAGGAGCTCGGTTGGCAGCATCGCCGCCGGTTGTCCGAGGCTCCTGCCGCCGGCGCAATCGAAGCTGAAGTCTTGCCTGGCAGGTTGCTGGTCTCCGCAGACTGGGCTGCAGCGGCACCGATGGCATCGGTCGCCAAACTGCTGATCACGATGCAGGGCATCTCCAGCCAGGAGGTCGTTCTAGGCGCGGACCGGTTGCTGATCGGTCGTGGTGAAGATGCCGACATACGCATCGATTCGGTGTTCGTCAGCCGTTATCACGCACTGATCGTACGTGACAAGGGTCAGGATCTGCTGCTGGATCTCGGTAGCACGAACGGGCTGCTGGTGAATTCGCGCCGGATCCTGCGCCGGGTGCTGCGGCATCGTGATTTGATCCAGGTCGGGCCCGCGCGGGTGATTTATCATAACGAAAGAGCAGCCGTCGAAGCCGACCTCGATCCCGGCGAGACGGTGTGTTTCGCCCGTCCCGGGTTTCCGCTTGCCGCCGGAGAAGACTGCGATACCAGCTTGCTCGCCTTCGGTCGGCTGGATAGCTCGGGCTAG
- the thrC gene encoding threonine synthase yields the protein MQYISTRDETQKLTLSEAIARGIAPDGGLYVPERFPRFLNSNFEGESEIAGIGPLLLAPFAEDDSLADELSVICREAFDFPVPLLPLEGAPAPASVLELFHGPTCAFKDIGARFLAACLQRIRKEAPRKLTILVATSGDTGGAVAAAFHDRPWVDVVVLYPKGLVSERQAQQLACWGGNVRTFAVHGTFDDCQRMVKEAFQDPSLAQTHQLSSANSINIGRLLPQMTYYAKAGLEVWRQTGQRANFIIPTGNLGNALACLWARHVGLPIGEIVLATNANQTITEYLHSGEWQPRASVPTLASAMDVGNPSNMERLRHLHADFETLQGQVSAFSVDDTEIRSTIRRDAHELNQLWCPHSATAAEVFRRLISRGARGHWVIVATAHPAKFNDIVEPHAGREVPVPSSLARLLALPRQEMELQPTLQALRTQMQQV from the coding sequence ATGCAGTACATAAGCACGCGCGACGAGACGCAGAAATTGACGCTCAGCGAGGCCATTGCACGCGGCATCGCCCCGGATGGCGGCCTGTATGTGCCGGAGCGTTTTCCCCGCTTCCTCAACAGCAACTTCGAGGGCGAGAGTGAAATCGCGGGCATCGGACCACTGCTGCTTGCTCCGTTTGCCGAGGATGATTCCCTGGCGGATGAATTGTCGGTGATCTGCCGGGAAGCTTTCGATTTTCCCGTGCCGCTGCTGCCTCTGGAAGGCGCCCCGGCGCCCGCCTCGGTGCTGGAGCTGTTTCATGGGCCTACTTGCGCATTCAAGGATATCGGCGCACGTTTTCTCGCGGCCTGCCTGCAGCGCATCCGCAAGGAGGCGCCGCGTAAACTGACGATTCTGGTGGCGACCTCCGGCGATACCGGCGGGGCGGTCGCGGCCGCCTTCCACGACAGACCCTGGGTCGATGTCGTCGTTTTGTATCCCAAGGGGTTGGTGTCGGAGCGGCAGGCGCAGCAACTGGCCTGTTGGGGCGGCAATGTGCGTACCTTCGCAGTGCACGGCACATTCGATGACTGCCAGCGCATGGTCAAGGAGGCCTTTCAAGATCCTTCCCTGGCCCAGACTCACCAGCTGTCCTCCGCCAACAGTATCAATATCGGCCGCCTGCTGCCGCAGATGACCTATTACGCCAAGGCGGGTCTGGAGGTATGGCGTCAAACCGGCCAGCGCGCCAATTTCATCATCCCGACCGGTAATCTGGGCAATGCACTTGCCTGTCTGTGGGCGCGCCACGTGGGCCTGCCGATCGGCGAGATCGTTTTGGCCACCAACGCCAACCAGACCATCACCGAGTACCTGCACAGCGGCGAATGGCAACCGCGCGCCAGCGTGCCGACGCTGGCCTCGGCAATGGACGTGGGCAACCCAAGCAACATGGAACGCCTGCGCCATTTGCACGCCGACTTCGAGACGTTGCAAGGCCAGGTCAGCGCATTCAGCGTGGACGATACCGAGATTCGCAGCACGATTCGTCGTGATGCGCACGAGCTGAACCAGCTGTGGTGCCCGCATTCCGCGACCGCGGCCGAGGTGTTCCGCCGCCTGATATCTCGCGGCGCACGCGGCCATTGGGTGATCGTCGCGACTGCCCATCCAGCCAAGTTCAACGATATCGTGGAGCCGCATGCCGGACGCGAGGTGCCGGTTCCGTCCAGCCTGGCGCGTCTGCTGGCCCTGCCACGCCAGGAAATGGAGCTGCAACCGACCTTACAGGCGCTGCGTACGCAGATGCAGCAAGTCTGA
- a CDS encoding nuclease-related domain-containing protein — protein MLSLPEHLLGWAWIAGVLLVLVAAAVWACLLLRAWRARQAIDVAIAQIAYEILKDVLIPNGMDGQIHVPYLLLTQRGVLVAELLDLPGAIFGGDQMIEWTAIGRKRRYTFANPQHALYDRVAAVRLLTGEVPVEGRLIFTTRSEFPKGRPRNVLRIDDLIAEFPAVDRTRGNITAAFGDVWANVKKHAEPNPLAT, from the coding sequence ATGTTGTCGCTACCGGAACATCTTCTAGGCTGGGCCTGGATCGCCGGCGTTCTCCTGGTCCTGGTCGCCGCTGCCGTGTGGGCATGTCTGCTGCTGCGTGCCTGGCGCGCGCGCCAGGCCATCGACGTAGCGATTGCGCAAATTGCCTACGAGATATTGAAGGACGTGCTGATTCCCAACGGAATGGACGGGCAGATTCATGTTCCTTATTTGTTGTTGACACAACGCGGCGTGCTGGTCGCCGAATTGCTGGATCTGCCCGGAGCGATTTTCGGCGGCGATCAAATGATCGAATGGACCGCAATCGGCAGAAAGCGCCGTTATACCTTTGCCAATCCGCAACATGCCTTATACGACCGCGTGGCCGCGGTGCGCCTGCTGACGGGTGAGGTGCCGGTCGAAGGCCGGCTGATCTTTACCACCCGCAGCGAATTTCCGAAGGGCCGGCCTCGCAATGTATTGCGCATCGATGACCTCATTGCAGAATTTCCTGCCGTCGACCGGACTCGTGGCAATATCACCGCAGCCTTCGGCGATGTCTGGGCGAACGTGAAGAAGCACGCCGAGCCGAATCCGCTCGCGACCTGA